A stretch of Oryza brachyantha chromosome 4, ObraRS2, whole genome shotgun sequence DNA encodes these proteins:
- the LOC102703387 gene encoding uncharacterized protein LOC102703387 gives MEHQAGGGGVAGGRALGAAVPRAPLDLDPDWKYNWSMGNVNRGDHKRKAASLIDDDEEEDKEPLPYATNPQELIACTLEPKYMCHDEKLNRSNRELVGLYNQIGLRRRNLIRKAYRRVSLGRDLKSQLKDILQLLKVAKNLHKDILDRGGTPAPIPAHFEDKKRFY, from the exons ATGGAGCACCaggcgggaggcggaggcgttgccggcggccgcgcgctCGGGGCTGCG GTTCCTCGGGCGCCTCTTGATCTGGACCCGGACTGGAAATACAATTGGTCCATGGGTAATGTCAATCGAGGAGATCACAAGAGGAAGGCTGCATCACTCATTGATgacgatgaagaagaagataagGAGCCTTTGCCATATGCGACAAATCCTCAG gagCTGATCGCATGCACACTTGAACCAAAGTATATGTGTCATGATGAGAAGTTGAACCGTTCCAATCGGGAGCTGGTTGGTCTGTACAATCAGATTGGATTAAGAAGAAGGAATCTTATCAGAAAAGCTTACAGAAGGGTTTCTCTGGGGCGTGATTTGAAGTCACAGCTTAAAGACATCTTACAACTGCTGAAGGTCGCAAAGAATCTACACAAGGATATCCTTGACCGAGGTGGTACTCCAGCACCCATACCTGCCCACTTCGAAGATAAAAAACGG TTCTACTGA